The Anoplopoma fimbria isolate UVic2021 breed Golden Eagle Sablefish chromosome 5, Afim_UVic_2022, whole genome shotgun sequence genome contains a region encoding:
- the LOC129091064 gene encoding serine/threonine-protein kinase tousled-like 2 isoform X1, with product MMEGLHSQALSLDPRRQELLEARFTGVGVAKSSANSESSNQSLCSAGSLSDKELETPEKKSNDQRCRKRKGDIYDSNSQGKGRGQKISDYFEFQQGSPSSTGSAHTDSSSCSSVKTAPTHSYSHKAIQSELTLLKLTALEKDKHSDLEKKEGRIDDLLRANCDLRRQVDEQQKMLERYKERLNKCVTMSKKLIIEKSKQEKMACRDKSMQDRLRLGHFTTVRHGASFTEQWTDGYAFQNLIKQQERVNMQREDIERQRKLLGKRKPPPMVQTPPPSLEPNKRKSRSNGQESEALSLAEYHEQEEIFKLRIGHLKKEEAEIQSELEHLERVRNLHIRELKRIHNEDNSQFKDQPTLNDRYLLLHLLGRGGFSEVFKAFDLTEQRFVAIKIHQLNKNWREEKKQNYHKHACREYRIHKELDHPRIVKLYDYFSLDTDSFCTVLEYCEGNDLDFYLKQNKLMSEKEGRSIVLQIVNALKYLNQIRPPIIHYDLKPGNILLVNGTACGEIKITDFGLSKIMDDDSYNSADGMELTSQGAGTYWYLPPECFVVGKEPPKISNKVDVWSVGVIFYQSLYGRKPFGHNQSQQDILQENTILKATEVQFPPKPVVTTEAKAFIRRCLAYHKEDRVDVLQLASDPYLMPHIRKALASSTPQAPPLPSTSGCYGSSASN from the exons ATGATGGAAGGACTTCACAGCCAGGCTTTAAGCCTGGACCCACGCAGGCAGGAACTGCTCGAGGCTCGCTTCACTGGAGTTGGTGTGGCCAAG AGTTCAGCCAACAGTGAATCATCCAACCAGTCTCTGTGCAGTGCGGGATCACTCAGTGACAAGGAACTGGAG ACACCAGAGAAGAAGTCCAATGATCAGAGATgcaggaagagaaaaggagacaTCTATGACAGCAACAGCCAGG gaaaAGGGAGAGGGCAAAAAATAAGTGATTACTTTGAG TTTCAGCAAGGCAGTCCTTCGTCCACAGGCTCAGCCCACACAGACTCTTCATCTTGCAGCTCTGTGAAGACAGCCCCCACACACTCATACTCACACAAAGCCATCCAG TCAGAGCTGACGCTGTTGAAACTGACAGCCCTGGAGAAGGACAAGCACTCTGACCTGGAGAAGAAAGAGGGGAGGATAGACGACCTGCTGAGG gctaACTGTGACTTGAGGCGGCAGGTAGATGAGCAGCAGAAGATGTTGGAACGCTACAAGGAACGGCTTAACAAATGTGTGACAATGAGCAAGAAGCTCATAATCGAGAAG TCAAAGCAGGAGAAGATGGCTTGCAGGGACAAGAGCATGCAGGATCGTCTACGTCTGGGCCACTTCACCACCGTACGGCACGGAGCCTCCTTCACCGAGCAGTGGACAGATGGATATGCCTTCCAGAACCTCATAAA GCAGCAGGAGCGAGTCAACATGCAGCGGGAAGACATTGAGAGGCAGAGAAAGTTGCTGGGAAAGAGGAAACCTCCACCCATGGTCCAGACACCTCCACCTAGCCTGGAACCAAACAAACGAAAGAGCAGGAGCAACGGCCAGGAGAGTGAAGC GTTGTCCCTGGCAGAATATCATGAGCAAGAGGAGATTTTTAAACTTCGAATCGGTCATCTAAAAAAG GAAGAAGCAGAGATCCAGTCTGAACTGGAGCATTTGGAGCGAGTAAGAAACCTGCACATTCGAGAGTTGAAAAGAATCCATAACGAGGACAACTCACA GTTTAAAGACCAGCCCACGCTGAACGACCGATATCTGCTATTACATTTACTTGGAAGAGGTGGCTTTAGTGAAGTTTTTAAG GCTTTTGATTTGACAGAGCAAAGGTTTGTGGCCATTAAAATCCATCAACTTAACAAGAACTGGAGGGAAGAGAAGAAGCAAAACTACCACAA ACATGCCTGTAGAGAGTACAGAATCCACAAAGAACTTGACCACCCGAGAATAGTCAAACTCTACGACTATTTCTCACTCGACACAGACTC GTTCTGCACAGTGCTGGAGTACTGTGAAGGCAATGATCTGGATTTCTACTTGAAGCAGAATAAGCTGATGTCCGAGAAGGAGGGCCGCTCTATCGTCCTGCAGATTGTCAACGCCCTCAAGTACCTCAACCAGATTCGCCCACCCATCATCCACTACGACCTCAAGCCTg GAAACATCCTGTTAGTAAACGGCACAGCTTGTGGAGAGATAAAAATTACTGACTTTGGCCTGTCCAAGATCATGGATGATGACAGCTACAACTCTGCAGATGGCATGGAGCTCACCTCTCAAGGAGCCGGGACCTACTG GTACCTGCCTCCTGAGTGCTTTGTGGTGGGTAAGGAGCCCCCCAAAATATCCAACAAGGTGGATGTTTGGTCAGTCGGGGTCATCTTCTACCAGAGCTTATATGGACGCAAG CCGTTCGGTCACAACCAGTCACAGCAAGATATCCTTCAAGAAAACACCATATTAAAAGCCACTGAGGTGCAGTTCCCCCCCAAACCTGTGGTCACCACAGAAGCAAAG GCCTTCATTCGACGTTGCCTGGCTTATCATAAGGAGGACCGTGTGGATGTGCTGCAGTTGGCCAGCGACCCGTACCTTATGCCCCATATTCGCAAAGCCCTGGCCAGCAGCACACCTcaggctcctcctcttccctccacTTCCGGCTGCTACGGCAGCAGTGCCTCCAACTGA
- the becn1 gene encoding beclin-1 — translation MMEGSKSSSTTMQVSFVCQRCCQPLKLDTSFNVLDRVTIQELIAPLVTVTPSKQAGSTEGETAPEETFVENKQDGVSRKYIPPARMMSTESANSFTLIGEASDGGTMENLSRRLKVTSDLFDIMSGQTDVDHPLCEECTDTLLDHLDTQLNITENECQNYKQCLELLSHLQVEGEDTLLAELHQLKEEEEALVQELETVEEQRAAVAQELIQSRVHSQQLDTEELQYQKEYSEFKRQQLELDDELKSVDNQMRYCQIQLDRLKKTNVFNATFHIWHSGQFGTINNFRLGRLPSVPVEWNEINAAWGQTVLLLHALANKMGLRFQRYRLVPYGNHSYLESLTDKSKELPLYCSGGLRFFWDNKFDHAMVAFLDCVQQFKEEVEKGDTGFCLPYRMDVEKGKIEDTGGSGGSYSIKTQFNSEEQWTKALKFMLTNLKWGLAWVTSQFYNR, via the exons ATGATGGAGGGCTCCAAGTCGTCGAGCACAACCATGCAGGTCAGCTTCGTGTGTCAGCGGTGCTGTCAGCCGCTTAAACTGGACACGTCTTTCAATGTCCTCGATCGGGTCACGATCCAGGAGCTTATTG ctccgTTGGTCACAGTGACTCCCAGCAAACAGGCTGGCAGCACTGAGGGGGAGACAGCACCAGAG GAGACCTTTGTAGAAAACAAGCAAGATGGAGTGTCAAGAAAATACATCCCTCCTGCACG CATGATGTCAACAGAGAGCGCCAACAGCTTCACACTGATTGGAGAAGCATCGGATGGTGGCACCATGGAAAATCTCAGTCGAAGGCTGAAG GTGACCAGTGACCTGTTTGACATCATGTCGGGCCAGACAGACGTGGACCACCCGCTGTGTGAGGAATGTACCGACACCTTGCTCGATCACCTGGACACGCAGCTCAACATCACGGAGAACGAATGCCAGAATTACAA GCAGTGCTTGGAGCTGCTGTCACACCTGCAGGTGGAGGGAGAGGACACCCTGCTGGCAGAGCTCCAtcagctgaaggaggaggaggaggctctggTCCAGGAGCTGGAGacagtggaggagcagagggctGCTGTGGCCCAGGAACTGATCCAGAGCAGGGTCCACTCTCAGCAGCTGGATACAGAGGAGCTACA GTACCAGAAGGAGTACAGTGAATTTAAACGTCAACAGCTGGAGCTGGATGATGAGCTGAAGAGTGTTGACAACCAGATGCGTTACTGTCAGATTCAGCTAGATCGTCTGAAAAAGACCAACGTCTTCAACGCCACATTTCACATATG GCACAGCGGCCAGTTTGGAACCATAAACAACTTCCGTCTGGGTCGCCTTCCCAGCGTCCCAGTGGAGTGGAATGAGATCAATGCGGCCTGGGGGCAgacggtgctgctgctgcacgcTCTTGCCAACAAAATGGGGCTCCGCTTCCAGAG ATATCGTCTTGTCCCGTACGGAAACCACTCATACTTAGAGTCACTGACAGACAAGTCCAAG GAACTTCCTCTGTACTGCTCAGGTGGCCTGAGGTTCTTCTGGGACAATAAATTCGATCACGCCATGGTGGCCTTCCTGGACTGTGTCCAGCAGTTCAAAGAGGAGGTGGAAAAAGGAGACACTGGCTTCTGCCTTCCATACAG GATGGATGTGGAGAAGGGCAAGATCGAAGACACTGGTGGCAGCGGCGGCTCCTACTCCATCAAAACCCAATTCAACTCTGAGGAGCAGTGGACAAAGGCACTCAAGTTTATGCTCACCAACCTGAAGTGGGGACTGGCCTGGGTCACATCACAGTTCTACAACAGATAG
- the LOC129091064 gene encoding serine/threonine-protein kinase tousled-like 2 isoform X2 produces MMEGLHSQALSLDPRRQELLEARFTGVGVAKSSANSESSNQSLCSAGSLSDKELETPEKKSNDQRCRKRKGDIYDSNSQGKGRGQKISDYFEFAGSSGSGTSPARGIPMLVRSSPLVSTSNHLFQQGSPSSTGSAHTDSSSCSSVKTAPTHSYSHKAIQSELTLLKLTALEKDKHSDLEKKEGRIDDLLRANCDLRRQVDEQQKMLERYKERLNKCVTMSKKLIIEKSKQEKMACRDKSMQDRLRLGHFTTVRHGASFTEQWTDGYAFQNLIKQQERVNMQREDIERQRKLLGKRKPPPMVQTPPPSLEPNKRKSRSNGQESEALSLAEYHEQEEIFKLRIGHLKKEEAEIQSELEHLERVRNLHIRELKRIHNEDNSQFKDQPTLNDRYLLLHLLGRGGFSEVFKAFDLTEQRFVAIKIHQLNKNWREEKKQNYHKHACREYRIHKELDHPRIVKLYDYFSLDTDSFCTVLEYCEGNDLDFYLKQNKLMSEKEGRSIVLQIVNALKYLNQIRPPIIHYDLKPGNILLVNGTACGEIKITDFGLSKIMDDDSYNSADGMELTSQGAGTYWYLPPECFVVGKEPPKISNKVDVWSVGVIFYQSLYGRKPFGHNQSQQDILQENTILKATEVQFPPKPVVTTEAKAFIRRCLAYHKEDRVDVLQLASDPYLMPHIRKALASSTPQAPPLPSTSGCYGSSASN; encoded by the exons ATGATGGAAGGACTTCACAGCCAGGCTTTAAGCCTGGACCCACGCAGGCAGGAACTGCTCGAGGCTCGCTTCACTGGAGTTGGTGTGGCCAAG AGTTCAGCCAACAGTGAATCATCCAACCAGTCTCTGTGCAGTGCGGGATCACTCAGTGACAAGGAACTGGAG ACACCAGAGAAGAAGTCCAATGATCAGAGATgcaggaagagaaaaggagacaTCTATGACAGCAACAGCCAGG gaaaAGGGAGAGGGCAAAAAATAAGTGATTACTTTGAG TTTGCTGGCAGCAGTGGCTCTGGCACCAGTCCGGCCCGGGGCATCCCCATGCTGGTgcgctcctctcctctggtgAGCACCAGCAACCATCT GTTTCAGCAAGGCAGTCCTTCGTCCACAGGCTCAGCCCACACAGACTCTTCATCTTGCAGCTCTGTGAAGACAGCCCCCACACACTCATACTCACACAAAGCCATCCAG TCAGAGCTGACGCTGTTGAAACTGACAGCCCTGGAGAAGGACAAGCACTCTGACCTGGAGAAGAAAGAGGGGAGGATAGACGACCTGCTGAGG gctaACTGTGACTTGAGGCGGCAGGTAGATGAGCAGCAGAAGATGTTGGAACGCTACAAGGAACGGCTTAACAAATGTGTGACAATGAGCAAGAAGCTCATAATCGAGAAG TCAAAGCAGGAGAAGATGGCTTGCAGGGACAAGAGCATGCAGGATCGTCTACGTCTGGGCCACTTCACCACCGTACGGCACGGAGCCTCCTTCACCGAGCAGTGGACAGATGGATATGCCTTCCAGAACCTCATAAA GCAGCAGGAGCGAGTCAACATGCAGCGGGAAGACATTGAGAGGCAGAGAAAGTTGCTGGGAAAGAGGAAACCTCCACCCATGGTCCAGACACCTCCACCTAGCCTGGAACCAAACAAACGAAAGAGCAGGAGCAACGGCCAGGAGAGTGAAGC GTTGTCCCTGGCAGAATATCATGAGCAAGAGGAGATTTTTAAACTTCGAATCGGTCATCTAAAAAAG GAAGAAGCAGAGATCCAGTCTGAACTGGAGCATTTGGAGCGAGTAAGAAACCTGCACATTCGAGAGTTGAAAAGAATCCATAACGAGGACAACTCACA GTTTAAAGACCAGCCCACGCTGAACGACCGATATCTGCTATTACATTTACTTGGAAGAGGTGGCTTTAGTGAAGTTTTTAAG GCTTTTGATTTGACAGAGCAAAGGTTTGTGGCCATTAAAATCCATCAACTTAACAAGAACTGGAGGGAAGAGAAGAAGCAAAACTACCACAA ACATGCCTGTAGAGAGTACAGAATCCACAAAGAACTTGACCACCCGAGAATAGTCAAACTCTACGACTATTTCTCACTCGACACAGACTC GTTCTGCACAGTGCTGGAGTACTGTGAAGGCAATGATCTGGATTTCTACTTGAAGCAGAATAAGCTGATGTCCGAGAAGGAGGGCCGCTCTATCGTCCTGCAGATTGTCAACGCCCTCAAGTACCTCAACCAGATTCGCCCACCCATCATCCACTACGACCTCAAGCCTg GAAACATCCTGTTAGTAAACGGCACAGCTTGTGGAGAGATAAAAATTACTGACTTTGGCCTGTCCAAGATCATGGATGATGACAGCTACAACTCTGCAGATGGCATGGAGCTCACCTCTCAAGGAGCCGGGACCTACTG GTACCTGCCTCCTGAGTGCTTTGTGGTGGGTAAGGAGCCCCCCAAAATATCCAACAAGGTGGATGTTTGGTCAGTCGGGGTCATCTTCTACCAGAGCTTATATGGACGCAAG CCGTTCGGTCACAACCAGTCACAGCAAGATATCCTTCAAGAAAACACCATATTAAAAGCCACTGAGGTGCAGTTCCCCCCCAAACCTGTGGTCACCACAGAAGCAAAG GCCTTCATTCGACGTTGCCTGGCTTATCATAAGGAGGACCGTGTGGATGTGCTGCAGTTGGCCAGCGACCCGTACCTTATGCCCCATATTCGCAAAGCCCTGGCCAGCAGCACACCTcaggctcctcctcttccctccacTTCCGGCTGCTACGGCAGCAGTGCCTCCAACTGA